The following coding sequences are from one Novosphingobium sp. Gsoil 351 window:
- a CDS encoding alpha/beta hydrolase, producing the protein MVQATDLFIPGPAGKLSVRTKGLEARPAKVVILVQGANLSGQLGYDFAFAGRDDYSMMEALVARGFGAVTFSIRGYRDSELAGHPHSVQTEQAIEDTAAVIDWVVAQGFPKPHLLGWSWGGRIAGRYAETRGERIDRLIMVDPAIGGGNKVPFPEKDDWWHNAAAYFRDRLELEFMEPEAHEELATQAERDEPHSPNGIRVENENGSIAVDPAKVPNATLMLYGFAAGMQNYMQGGSGRADFFEKLPTRDKALVVVPDGGDYGHLQNARHRMWKIIADFLDG; encoded by the coding sequence ATGGTCCAAGCTACCGATCTGTTCATTCCCGGCCCGGCGGGCAAGCTCTCGGTCCGCACCAAGGGGCTGGAGGCGCGGCCGGCCAAGGTTGTGATCCTGGTCCAGGGCGCCAACCTATCGGGCCAGCTCGGCTACGACTTCGCCTTCGCCGGCCGCGACGATTATTCGATGATGGAGGCGTTGGTCGCGCGTGGCTTCGGCGCGGTGACCTTTTCGATCCGCGGCTATCGCGATTCGGAACTGGCGGGGCATCCCCACAGCGTCCAGACCGAACAGGCGATCGAGGACACCGCCGCGGTGATCGACTGGGTAGTCGCGCAAGGGTTCCCCAAGCCGCATTTGCTTGGCTGGTCGTGGGGCGGCAGGATCGCGGGCCGGTATGCCGAGACGCGCGGCGAGCGGATCGACCGCCTGATCATGGTCGATCCGGCGATCGGCGGCGGCAACAAGGTCCCGTTCCCGGAGAAGGACGATTGGTGGCACAACGCCGCCGCCTATTTCCGCGACCGGCTCGAGCTCGAGTTCATGGAGCCCGAAGCGCACGAAGAACTGGCGACCCAAGCCGAGCGCGACGAACCGCATAGTCCCAACGGGATCCGCGTCGAGAACGAGAACGGCAGCATCGCGGTCGACCCCGCCAAGGTGCCCAATGCCACGCTGATGCTCTACGGCTTTGCCGCGGGGATGCAGAACTACATGCAGGGCGGATCGGGCCGCGCCGATTTCTTCGAGAAGCTACCGACACGCGACAAGGCGCTTGTCGTCGTTCCCGACGGCGGTGATTATGGCCACCTCCAGAACGCGCGCCACCGAATGTGGAAGATCATCGCCGACTTCCTCGACGGCTGA
- a CDS encoding zinc-binding dehydrogenase — protein sequence MQIRAAVLERSGNDGPFATTLPLTLTTLELDPPGPGELLVRIEAAGLCHSDLSVINGNRVRPMPMALGHEAVATVVSTGDRQDTLFAVGDRVVLTFLPACGECVPCASGEAYLCARAAAANGAGELLRGGRRLHRDGDAVHHHLGVSAFADHAVIDRRSAVKIDADIPVEIAALFGCAVLTGAGAVFNSAALRPGEGVAIYGLGGVGLAALIGSLAGGATPVVAIDPSPQKRALGLELGAAGTFAPDGAESQIETLLGGKPDIVIETVGKASVLEQAYALTRRGGRVVTVGLPNPMERFAISPTGLVGDNKTIIGSYLGASIPARDIPRYIALWRSGRMPVERLLSSVSPLAKINTLFDILARGDAVRQVVIPHLEET from the coding sequence ATGCAGATACGCGCCGCGGTTCTCGAACGGTCGGGCAACGACGGTCCCTTCGCAACGACTTTGCCGCTGACCCTGACGACCCTAGAGCTCGACCCACCCGGGCCGGGCGAGTTGCTAGTGCGGATCGAGGCCGCGGGATTGTGCCATTCTGACCTCTCGGTGATCAACGGAAACCGCGTCCGCCCGATGCCGATGGCGCTGGGGCATGAGGCGGTGGCGACGGTGGTCTCCACGGGTGATAGGCAGGACACGCTGTTCGCCGTAGGCGATCGGGTGGTGCTGACCTTCCTCCCGGCGTGCGGCGAATGCGTGCCGTGCGCCTCGGGCGAAGCTTATCTCTGCGCGCGCGCCGCCGCCGCGAACGGTGCGGGCGAACTGCTGCGCGGCGGGCGCCGCCTGCATCGCGATGGCGATGCGGTGCACCACCACTTGGGAGTCTCCGCCTTCGCCGATCACGCGGTGATCGATCGCCGCTCGGCGGTGAAGATCGACGCCGACATCCCGGTCGAGATCGCCGCGCTGTTCGGCTGCGCGGTACTCACCGGCGCGGGCGCGGTGTTCAACAGCGCTGCGCTGCGCCCGGGCGAGGGCGTCGCGATCTACGGGCTTGGCGGGGTGGGCCTCGCCGCGCTGATCGGCTCGCTGGCGGGCGGTGCGACGCCGGTGGTGGCAATCGACCCCTCGCCGCAAAAGCGTGCCCTGGGGCTCGAACTCGGCGCTGCGGGGACGTTCGCTCCCGATGGCGCGGAGAGTCAGATCGAAACGCTGCTCGGCGGCAAGCCCGACATCGTGATCGAGACCGTCGGCAAGGCCAGCGTGCTCGAGCAGGCCTACGCCCTGACCCGCCGCGGCGGCCGCGTGGTCACCGTCGGCCTGCCCAACCCGATGGAACGGTTCGCGATTTCACCAACTGGGTTGGTCGGCGACAACAAGACGATCATCGGCAGCTACCTCGGCGCCTCGATCCCGGCGCGCGACATTCCGCGCTATATCGCTTTGTGGCGTTCGGGGCGGATGCCGGTCGAGCGGCTGCTGTCGTCGGTCAGCCCGCTGGCCAAGATCAACACCCTGTTCGACATCCTGGCGCGCGGCGACGCGGTGCGTCAGGTCGTCATTCCGCACCTCGAGGAAACCTGA
- a CDS encoding helix-turn-helix domain-containing protein, whose translation MDSDQELKSLKRGLKAVTLINLKGSLTISELSKALDVPRTTAERVLGTLLAEGFVDRDPQTKRFFLTARVRALSHGFGDESWIAHVAAPILFETTRAIGWPLCIATPVGECMSLRITSDPATSLRLHRRHIGSEIAMSVVSSGIVHLAFLEPEQRRILLEVLAESTDPLQIYAREPDRVLFAIEQARLNGYSFGLDHGRERSVSVPIFARGHITAVLLMVFMAAGLSNERVAAEFVPRLKDMAREIERLAFAAERGTAAT comes from the coding sequence ATGGACAGCGATCAGGAACTCAAGTCGCTCAAGCGCGGCCTCAAGGCGGTCACGCTGATCAATCTCAAGGGTTCGCTGACGATTTCCGAGCTGAGCAAGGCGCTCGACGTGCCGCGCACGACCGCCGAACGCGTGCTTGGCACTTTGCTGGCCGAAGGCTTCGTCGATCGCGACCCGCAGACCAAGCGCTTCTTTTTGACTGCGCGGGTGCGCGCGCTGAGCCATGGCTTCGGCGACGAAAGTTGGATCGCGCATGTCGCGGCGCCGATACTGTTCGAGACCACGCGGGCGATCGGCTGGCCGCTGTGCATTGCCACTCCGGTGGGCGAGTGCATGAGTCTGCGGATCACATCCGACCCCGCGACTTCATTGCGCCTCCATCGCCGCCACATCGGATCGGAAATTGCAATGTCGGTGGTCAGCAGCGGGATCGTCCACCTCGCTTTTCTCGAACCCGAGCAGCGACGCATCCTACTGGAGGTTCTCGCCGAATCGACCGATCCCTTGCAAATCTATGCGCGGGAACCCGATCGTGTGTTGTTCGCGATAGAGCAGGCACGGCTCAACGGCTACAGCTTCGGACTCGATCACGGGCGCGAACGCAGCGTATCGGTGCCAATTTTCGCGCGCGGCCACATCACCGCGGTATTGCTTATGGTGTTCATGGCCGCCGGACTCAGCAACGAGCGCGTCGCCGCCGAGTTCGTGCCGCGGCTCAAGGACATGGCGCGCGAGATCGAGCGGCTGGCGTTTGCCGCGGAGCGCGGCACGGCCGCAACATGA
- a CDS encoding aldehyde dehydrogenase — protein sequence MPGDNLPIEPSRETLAFLDSEHRLLIDGEWVWGEGRTIAVENPARETPLAEVRAASLGQLDEAVAAARRALRGRWSRTGGRERGEVLNRFADAIERKLETIAEVMTLDNGSPLASSRMVTRFLAVDTIRYYAGWATKIAGESFTPNLGPRPDTDFLVATMREPIGVVGSIVPWNAPPGMIAMKLAPALAAGCTMVLKTAELAPLTGQLFAEAWVEAGGPPGVFAMLHGHGEDIGAAMAAHPGIDKIAFTGSTEVGRKIVIAATGNLKKVSLELGGKSPVVIFPDADVTAAIPAASMACYLSTGQQCMAGSRLFVHEAVHDEVVEGIAAHAAALTVGDGMAPSTVLGPMISARQKARVESYIAIAKGDGAEVALESAAIDGPGHFLGPVLFSGVRAGMRIEQEEVFGPVLSVIRFSGEAELTAAINGTRYGLSGSVWTSNVQTALRVARQIDSGQVGINVHGAMSPETPFGGNRQSGWGRELGREGLDAFLKTKAVSINIGPLP from the coding sequence ATGCCCGGCGATAATCTTCCTATCGAACCTTCGCGTGAAACGCTGGCTTTTCTCGATAGCGAGCATCGCTTGCTGATCGATGGCGAGTGGGTGTGGGGCGAAGGGCGGACGATCGCCGTCGAAAACCCAGCGCGCGAGACTCCCTTGGCCGAAGTGCGCGCGGCCTCGCTCGGCCAGCTCGACGAAGCCGTGGCCGCGGCCCGCCGCGCCTTGCGTGGGCGCTGGAGCCGCACCGGCGGTCGCGAGCGCGGCGAAGTGCTCAACCGCTTCGCGGATGCGATCGAGCGCAAGCTGGAAACGATCGCAGAAGTGATGACGCTGGACAACGGCTCACCGCTGGCGTCGTCGCGGATGGTCACGCGATTCCTCGCAGTTGATACGATCCGCTATTACGCGGGATGGGCGACCAAGATCGCAGGGGAAAGCTTCACGCCCAATCTAGGCCCGCGGCCCGATACCGATTTTCTGGTGGCGACGATGCGTGAGCCGATCGGCGTGGTCGGCTCGATCGTCCCGTGGAACGCTCCACCCGGCATGATCGCGATGAAGCTTGCGCCAGCGCTTGCGGCAGGTTGCACGATGGTGCTCAAGACTGCGGAACTGGCCCCGCTCACCGGGCAATTGTTCGCCGAAGCCTGGGTCGAGGCGGGCGGTCCGCCGGGGGTCTTCGCGATGCTCCACGGTCACGGCGAAGACATTGGCGCGGCGATGGCGGCGCATCCGGGGATCGATAAGATCGCGTTCACCGGATCGACCGAAGTTGGTCGCAAGATCGTGATCGCCGCGACAGGCAACCTCAAGAAGGTCAGCCTGGAACTGGGCGGCAAATCGCCGGTGGTGATCTTTCCCGATGCTGATGTCACCGCCGCCATCCCCGCCGCGTCGATGGCCTGTTATCTCTCGACCGGGCAGCAGTGCATGGCTGGATCGCGGCTGTTCGTCCACGAGGCGGTGCATGACGAAGTCGTCGAAGGCATCGCCGCGCACGCCGCCGCGCTAACCGTCGGCGACGGGATGGCGCCCAGCACAGTGCTTGGCCCGATGATCTCGGCGCGGCAGAAGGCGCGGGTCGAAAGCTACATCGCCATCGCCAAGGGTGATGGCGCCGAGGTTGCTTTGGAGAGCGCCGCGATCGACGGCCCAGGCCACTTCCTCGGCCCGGTGCTGTTCAGCGGGGTCCGCGCGGGAATGCGGATCGAGCAGGAAGAGGTGTTCGGTCCCGTGCTCAGCGTCATCCGCTTCTCCGGAGAGGCCGAACTAACCGCGGCGATCAATGGGACCCGCTACGGTCTGTCTGGATCGGTGTGGACGAGCAACGTCCAGACGGCACTGCGCGTCGCCCGGCAGATAGATTCGGGCCAGGTCGGGATCAACGTCCACGGCGCGATGAGTCCGGAAACGCCCTTTGGCGGCAACCGCCAGTCGGGCTGGGGCCGCGAACTTGGGCGCGAGGGGCTCGACGCCTTTCTCAAGACCAAAGCGGTAAGCATCAATATCGGGCCGCTTCCGTGA
- a CDS encoding FAD-dependent monooxygenase, whose translation MKLLIVGAGLGGLTAALALRRAGFDVEVHEAANELGEVGAGLTLSRGAQAVFRDLGLQDRIAAHACRSMALPFVHYRTGRILAGETDGATGQPDDGTADVARQIHRADLHRILVEGFGEIGPPVQTGHRLVGLEQGVSAVEVRFANGARARGDALVAADGVRSAVRELLLGDDAPRFTGQVAYRFLVPSERARPFLNLGRAAVFVGPRRTFNRYTLRGGAVLNCVGIAATDEWVGEGWSTPATTAEMLDAFAGWHGDVTGLVERAESAIKWGLFDRAPLGRWAHGRVTLLGDAAHAMLPFLGMGAAMAIEDGMILARAFATEREVGPAFARYEAARRPRTALLHAKSVEQGVLTQARDPDAYDHHAAPAADPEILGYDPVAAAI comes from the coding sequence GTGAAGCTGCTCATCGTCGGCGCAGGATTGGGAGGACTGACCGCGGCTCTTGCGTTGCGTCGCGCGGGCTTCGATGTCGAGGTCCACGAGGCGGCGAACGAACTGGGCGAAGTCGGCGCCGGGTTGACGTTGAGCCGCGGCGCCCAGGCGGTTTTTCGCGATCTCGGCCTCCAGGATCGGATTGCCGCCCACGCCTGCCGCAGTATGGCGCTGCCCTTCGTGCACTACCGGACGGGGCGGATACTTGCCGGCGAGACCGACGGCGCCACCGGCCAACCCGACGATGGGACCGCCGACGTCGCTCGCCAGATTCACCGCGCGGACCTTCACCGCATCTTGGTTGAGGGCTTCGGCGAGATTGGACCGCCGGTTCAAACCGGCCACCGCTTGGTCGGGCTGGAGCAAGGAGTGAGCGCTGTCGAAGTACGCTTCGCCAATGGCGCGCGCGCGCGTGGCGATGCCTTGGTTGCCGCGGACGGCGTGCGGTCGGCGGTTCGCGAACTGCTGCTGGGCGACGACGCCCCGCGCTTCACCGGCCAGGTCGCCTACCGGTTCCTGGTGCCGAGCGAGCGAGCGCGGCCGTTCCTGAACCTGGGTCGAGCCGCGGTGTTCGTCGGGCCGCGCCGGACGTTCAACCGCTATACCCTGCGCGGCGGGGCGGTCCTCAACTGCGTCGGCATCGCGGCGACTGACGAGTGGGTGGGTGAGGGCTGGTCGACCCCGGCGACCACCGCTGAAATGCTCGACGCCTTCGCCGGCTGGCATGGCGACGTGACCGGATTGGTCGAGCGCGCCGAGTCCGCGATCAAGTGGGGCCTGTTCGATCGTGCGCCGCTGGGCCGTTGGGCGCATGGCCGGGTGACGCTGCTGGGCGACGCCGCGCACGCAATGCTGCCGTTCCTGGGGATGGGGGCGGCGATGGCGATCGAGGATGGAATGATTCTCGCCCGCGCATTTGCGACCGAGCGCGAGGTGGGGCCGGCCTTTGCCCGCTACGAAGCCGCCCGCCGTCCGCGCACCGCGCTGCTCCACGCCAAGTCGGTCGAGCAGGGCGTGCTGACCCAGGCACGCGATCCCGACGCCTACGACCACCACGCCGCCCCCGCCGCCGACCCGGAGATCCTAGGCTACGATCCAGTTGCTGCGGCGATATGA
- a CDS encoding GFA family protein, which yields MTVRGSCHCGAVHFEVARLPDRIVECGCSICAKLGVQWAYYAPSDVHLGGATDTYVCNNRVIAFHRCRTCGCLSHWATLGTDYGRMGVNARLFDGVDLSRIEVRVIAGPGSEAFE from the coding sequence ATGACCGTCCGGGGCTCGTGCCACTGCGGCGCTGTCCATTTCGAGGTGGCGCGCCTGCCCGATCGTATCGTCGAATGCGGGTGCTCGATCTGCGCCAAACTCGGCGTGCAGTGGGCCTATTATGCGCCTTCGGACGTCCATTTGGGGGGCGCTACCGACACATATGTTTGCAACAATCGGGTGATCGCGTTCCATCGCTGCAGGACGTGCGGTTGCCTCAGCCACTGGGCGACGCTGGGGACCGACTACGGGCGGATGGGGGTCAATGCGCGGCTGTTCGACGGGGTCGATCTTTCGCGGATCGAGGTGCGGGTGATCGCCGGGCCCGGGTCGGAAGCGTTCGAGTGA
- a CDS encoding oxaloacetate decarboxylase has product MNDPRLRTKIAKGEFFVVPGIHDMIAAVIADKVGFDVVYGSGYWTTASAYGLPDAGIVSYTQMLDRMATLVRTTKAAVIADADTGFGGLLNVHHTVRGYEEAGISAIQIEDQEFPKKCGHTPFKRLIPVDDMIEKIRVAAAARKDMLIIARTDARQSEGLEGSIARGKAYAEAGADIVFCEALLETDEMRQACDAIDRPMMANMANGGLTPILKADQLADIGYAFAIYPALTGLVAAAAMETALHRLKDDGDGEPDDIPLFNFKEFCGMIGFQEVWEFEKAWAR; this is encoded by the coding sequence ATGAATGATCCGCGCCTCCGCACCAAAATCGCCAAGGGCGAATTCTTTGTCGTCCCCGGCATTCACGACATGATCGCCGCGGTGATCGCCGACAAAGTCGGGTTCGACGTGGTCTACGGCAGCGGCTATTGGACCACCGCCTCGGCTTATGGCCTGCCCGACGCCGGGATCGTCAGCTACACTCAGATGCTCGACCGCATGGCGACGCTGGTCCGAACCACCAAGGCGGCAGTGATCGCCGATGCCGACACCGGATTCGGGGGACTGCTCAACGTTCACCACACCGTCCGCGGTTACGAAGAGGCCGGGATCAGCGCGATCCAGATCGAGGATCAGGAATTCCCAAAGAAGTGCGGGCATACACCGTTCAAGCGTCTGATCCCGGTCGATGACATGATTGAAAAGATCCGCGTTGCCGCCGCTGCGCGCAAGGACATGCTGATCATTGCTCGCACCGATGCACGTCAGTCCGAGGGACTGGAAGGCTCGATCGCACGCGGAAAGGCCTATGCTGAAGCCGGCGCGGACATAGTCTTTTGCGAAGCTTTGCTCGAAACCGACGAGATGCGCCAGGCTTGCGACGCGATCGATCGTCCGATGATGGCCAACATGGCCAACGGTGGGCTGACTCCGATCCTCAAAGCCGACCAGCTTGCCGACATCGGGTATGCTTTCGCGATCTACCCGGCGCTGACCGGGCTGGTCGCGGCAGCTGCCATGGAAACGGCGCTGCATCGCTTGAAGGACGACGGCGATGGCGAACCCGACGATATTCCATTGTTCAACTTCAAGGAATTCTGCGGGATGATCGGCTTCCAGGAAGTCTGGGAGTTCGAGAAGGCCTGGGCGCGTTAG
- the leuD gene encoding 3-isopropylmalate dehydratase small subunit, whose product MEPFTSLRALAAPLPGANIDTDIIVPARFLTITSKQGLGRHAFAEWRLEGNFVLDEPQYEGAQILVAGANFGCGSSREHAAWALADLGIRAIVAPSFGEIFRANALRNGLLPITLGDSEWRRVLAAAKAGDCVAIDLASQQIGLHDETSIAFALSDQERVALLNGWDEIDGIRVRYGTATAEFEARQRAAAPWLWEKDLPHE is encoded by the coding sequence ATGGAGCCTTTCACCAGCCTCAGGGCCCTCGCCGCGCCCCTGCCGGGAGCCAACATCGACACCGACATAATCGTCCCGGCACGATTTCTGACGATCACTTCGAAGCAAGGACTGGGCCGCCACGCTTTCGCCGAATGGCGCTTGGAGGGAAACTTCGTCCTCGACGAACCGCAGTACGAGGGCGCGCAAATCCTAGTCGCGGGGGCGAACTTCGGCTGTGGATCGAGCCGCGAGCATGCCGCCTGGGCGCTAGCCGATCTTGGCATCCGCGCCATTGTCGCGCCCAGCTTCGGCGAGATCTTCCGTGCCAACGCGCTGCGCAACGGGTTGCTGCCGATCACGCTCGGTGACAGCGAATGGCGCCGGGTGCTTGCGGCCGCCAAGGCTGGAGACTGCGTCGCCATCGACCTTGCTTCACAGCAAATCGGTTTGCACGACGAGACCTCGATCGCCTTTGCGCTGTCCGATCAGGAGCGCGTCGCGCTGCTCAACGGCTGGGACGAGATCGATGGAATCCGGGTACGCTATGGGACGGCCACGGCGGAATTCGAAGCCCGCCAGCGCGCCGCGGCACCCTGGCTTTGGGAAAAGGACCTTCCGCATGAATGA
- the leuC gene encoding 3-isopropylmalate dehydratase large subunit — translation MAMTLYDKLWQAHVVADEGDGVALLYIDRMLIHEVSSPQAFAGLAERGLRPHRPATHLAVADHAVPTRNRANIADPRAREQIALLAANCAATGIEFLGIDDPRQGIVHVIGPEQGFTLPGTTLVCGDSHSATHGAFGALAFGIGTSEIECVLATQVLRQKRARTLRVTIDGVLSPAVSAKDTILALIGEIGASGAVGCAIEYAGSAVRAMSMEARMTLCNMTIEAGARIGLVAPDETTFTYLDGRPRSPVPLPRTAWRALASDDDARFDREVTLDATLIAPMVTWGTSPDQVAPVTGAVPSDADARPLAYMGLERGQRLEGLAVDRVFVGSCTNGRIEDLRAAAGVIGNHRVAAGVEAIVVPGSGLVKRQAEAEGLDRRFLAAGFEWREPGCSLCVAMNDDRLAPGQRCASTSNRNFEGRQGIGARTHLMSPMMATAAALAGRIVDVREWVG, via the coding sequence ATGGCCATGACGCTCTACGACAAACTTTGGCAGGCGCATGTCGTCGCCGACGAGGGAGATGGCGTCGCGCTGCTGTATATCGATCGGATGCTGATACACGAGGTTAGCAGCCCGCAGGCGTTCGCGGGCCTCGCGGAACGAGGTTTGAGGCCGCATCGTCCAGCCACCCATCTCGCGGTCGCGGACCACGCTGTACCGACGCGCAACCGGGCGAACATCGCCGATCCACGGGCGCGCGAGCAAATCGCGTTGCTGGCCGCGAACTGCGCAGCGACAGGCATCGAATTTCTCGGTATCGACGATCCGCGCCAAGGCATCGTCCACGTCATTGGCCCAGAGCAGGGCTTCACTCTGCCCGGCACCACGCTGGTCTGCGGCGACAGCCATTCGGCCACTCACGGAGCGTTCGGCGCGCTGGCATTCGGCATCGGTACCAGCGAGATCGAGTGCGTTTTGGCGACGCAAGTCCTGCGCCAGAAACGGGCGCGGACTCTGCGGGTGACGATCGACGGGGTGCTCTCGCCTGCGGTGTCGGCCAAGGACACGATACTGGCGCTGATCGGTGAGATCGGCGCGTCGGGTGCGGTCGGCTGTGCGATCGAATATGCCGGTTCGGCGGTCCGGGCGATGAGCATGGAAGCGCGGATGACCCTGTGCAACATGACCATCGAGGCGGGGGCCAGGATCGGTCTCGTCGCTCCCGACGAGACGACGTTCACTTATCTCGATGGCCGTCCGCGCAGCCCGGTTCCGTTGCCGCGCACCGCGTGGCGCGCGCTCGCCAGCGATGACGATGCGCGGTTCGACCGCGAGGTGACACTCGACGCCACGCTAATCGCGCCGATGGTCACGTGGGGCACCAGCCCGGACCAAGTCGCGCCGGTTACCGGCGCTGTCCCGAGCGACGCCGATGCGCGTCCCCTTGCCTACATGGGGCTCGAACGCGGCCAGCGGCTGGAGGGACTGGCGGTGGACCGGGTCTTCGTGGGCAGTTGCACCAACGGCCGAATCGAGGACTTGCGAGCGGCTGCGGGCGTGATTGGCAATCATCGTGTTGCGGCAGGGGTTGAAGCGATCGTGGTTCCGGGGTCGGGCCTCGTCAAACGTCAGGCCGAAGCCGAAGGACTTGACCGCCGCTTTCTCGCCGCGGGGTTTGAGTGGCGCGAGCCCGGCTGCTCGCTATGCGTGGCGATGAACGACGATCGGCTGGCTCCCGGCCAGCGCTGCGCCTCGACCTCCAATCGTAACTTCGAAGGCCGCCAGGGGATCGGCGCGCGCACGCACCTGATGAGTCCGATGATGGCCACCGCCGCGGCGCTGGCGGGCCGCATCGTCGACGTGCGCGAGTGGGTCGGTTGA
- a CDS encoding enoyl-CoA hydratase/isomerase family protein: protein MTYTTLRYEKTDRIALVTFSTPTNLNGITEARLDELEAVLDDCAADEDIGALILTGEGKAFCVGLDLDLLDKAFGDLDYFDVVVARVNGIITRLENLDIPTIAANNGFTRAGGFEISLGCDFMIVADEAKIGDVHTDAGVVPAAVTLRLRRRVGDQRAKEILWTAKWYKGQEAVDAGLALKSVPLANLVDEAKALARSMADKPRPTIAALKRIMRDGLNLSVADGAALELKTFAHYNRTQPYGREGYTAFREKRVPSWKAKA from the coding sequence ATGACCTACACCACCTTGCGCTATGAGAAGACCGACAGGATCGCGCTAGTCACGTTTTCAACCCCCACCAACCTTAACGGGATCACCGAAGCCCGGCTCGACGAACTCGAAGCGGTGCTCGACGATTGCGCCGCGGACGAAGACATCGGCGCATTGATTCTGACCGGCGAGGGCAAGGCGTTCTGCGTCGGGCTCGATCTCGACCTGCTGGACAAGGCGTTTGGCGATCTCGATTATTTCGACGTCGTGGTGGCGCGCGTTAATGGGATCATCACCCGCCTGGAAAACCTCGACATCCCCACGATCGCCGCCAACAACGGCTTCACCCGCGCCGGCGGGTTCGAGATTTCACTGGGGTGCGATTTTATGATCGTGGCGGACGAGGCCAAGATCGGCGACGTCCACACCGATGCCGGAGTGGTCCCCGCTGCGGTAACGCTGCGCCTGCGCCGCCGCGTTGGCGATCAGCGCGCAAAGGAAATCCTGTGGACCGCCAAGTGGTACAAGGGGCAGGAAGCGGTCGATGCCGGGTTGGCGCTCAAGTCCGTGCCGCTGGCGAACCTGGTGGACGAGGCCAAGGCGCTTGCCCGCTCGATGGCCGACAAGCCGCGCCCGACGATCGCTGCGCTCAAGCGCATAATGCGCGACGGATTGAACCTGAGCGTCGCCGACGGCGCGGCGCTCGAACTCAAGACGTTCGCCCACTACAACCGCACCCAGCCCTATGGGCGCGAGGGCTACACCGCGTTCCGCGAGAAGCGCGTCCCATCGTGGAAGGCCAAGGCTTGA